Within Limisalsivibrio acetivorans, the genomic segment TCGTAGAGATAACCGAATCCTCCTCCGCATCCAACTCAAACTCAACATCAACATCACGCTCCGGTTCGCACAACTCCGCCCTGACAAGCCTGCTCGGTCTTCCCACAAACCTGGGCATGGGCAACTTCCTCGGTACAGGGAAAAACTTCAACCCCGAGCTTGATACCTCCACATCCAGCTCCTTCGAGGGTGCAGGGAACAAGAGCAAGTCCGACACAGTATCCGCAACAATAGCGGCCCGTGTTATCCAGGTGCTCCCCAGCGGAAACCTTGTAATCGAAGGACACAGGGAGATACTCGTGGATCAGGAGAAGCAGACTATCACCGTAACCGGGATTATAAGACAGAAGGATATAAATGCGGACAACACCGTAGCCTCCACAGCCATCGCCGATGCCAGAATAAGCTACAAGGGCAAAGGCATCCTAACAGATGCAAACAAGAAAGGATGGCTCGGAAGCATGATCGGCTGGCTCTGGCCGTTCTAAGGGGATAAAAGCATGAGAAAGGCATTCGTAATACTCATAATACTTCTCACAGCCTCCGCTTCATGGGGGAATGTCAAGATAAGGGATCTCACATCCGTTGAGGGTATACGGGATAACCAGATCCTCGGCTACGGCCTCATCGTGGGCCTCAATGGAACGGGTGACAAAACAGGGACCCAGTTCACCATACAGTCCATGGTAAACATGCTCGAGAGGATGGGTATAACGGTGGACAAGGATCAGGTTAAGGTAAAGAACGTTGCCGCCGTTATGGTAACCGCCAAGCTCCCCCCCTTTGCAAAGCCGGGGAGCAAGATAGATGTTGTAGTCTCCTCTATAGGTGATGCAAACAGCCTCGAAGGGGGCACACTCCTTATGACACCCCTCTCCGGAGCTAACGGAGAGGTATACGCCGTGGCTCAGGGGCCTATATCAGTGGGCGGAATGAACGTCTCCGCCGGAGGTGCAAGCGCCACGAAGAACCACCCAACCGTGGGGATGATCCCAAACGGAGGTCTCGTTGAGCAGTCCGTATCATTCAAGATGAACACGGACCATTTCAATCTGGCCTTTGATGACTATAACCTTTCGAATGTTGTGAAGGCCAAATCAGCCATAAACGCATACATAGGCGCAGAGGTGGCGAGCATCCAGAGCCCCACAAGCCTCCGTGTGGATATACCCGAGGTATTCAGGGAGAGCTTCTACGACTTCCTCGACACCGTACTGAGTATACAGATAAACCCCGCCAGCCAGGCGAAGGTGGTTGTGGACGAAAGAACGGGAACCATCGTAATGGGTTCGGATGTAAGGCTCAGTACCGTCGCCGTATCCCATGGGAACCTTACCATAACCATATCAAGCACTGTGGAAGCGGAGCGCAACCTGCTGAATCCCGAAGAGGAAAACGAAACCCAGAACACTGATATAGAGGTAACCGAAGAGGACAGTAACCTTATGATTGTCCCCGAGGGAGTGAGCATCAGCGACCTTGTAAAGGCGCTCAACTCCATCGGTGTAACCCCCAGGGATCTCATTTCAGTCCTGCAGGCCATCAAGGCAGCAGGCGCCCTCCACGGCGATCTGGAGGTGATGTAATGATAGAGGCGGTATCAAGTGCACGCCTCGCCGAAAGCTTAGGCGGCGCAGGCGGAGAGGCGGAAAAGAAGCTCAAGGAAGCGTGCAGCCAGTTCGAATCCCTCTTTCTCCATCAGATGTTCAAATCTATGCGTAAAACCACCATGGAATCCGACCTTGTCCCCAAGGGGAGGGGCGAGGAGATATTTACAGACATGCTCGATGAAGAGCTTGCAAAGACCAGTGCCGAGATGGGTACCGGAGGGCTTGGCGACATGCTCTTTGAGCAGATGAAGAAATATCTTCCACAGAGCGATC encodes:
- a CDS encoding flagellar basal body L-ring protein FlgH, whose protein sequence is MNRSRGAAMDRMNGAAKLILLTAAISAIVLTGCSKKPEMEPEAMGSSYRKDLEDYHLQMKDKQPTPSLWSSVGSKGTLFLDYKARQVGDIIIVEITESSSASNSNSTSTSRSGSHNSALTSLLGLPTNLGMGNFLGTGKNFNPELDTSTSSSFEGAGNKSKSDTVSATIAARVIQVLPSGNLVIEGHREILVDQEKQTITVTGIIRQKDINADNTVASTAIADARISYKGKGILTDANKKGWLGSMIGWLWPF
- a CDS encoding flagellar basal body P-ring protein FlgI, whose product is MRKAFVILIILLTASASWGNVKIRDLTSVEGIRDNQILGYGLIVGLNGTGDKTGTQFTIQSMVNMLERMGITVDKDQVKVKNVAAVMVTAKLPPFAKPGSKIDVVVSSIGDANSLEGGTLLMTPLSGANGEVYAVAQGPISVGGMNVSAGGASATKNHPTVGMIPNGGLVEQSVSFKMNTDHFNLAFDDYNLSNVVKAKSAINAYIGAEVASIQSPTSLRVDIPEVFRESFYDFLDTVLSIQINPASQAKVVVDERTGTIVMGSDVRLSTVAVSHGNLTITISSTVEAERNLLNPEEENETQNTDIEVTEEDSNLMIVPEGVSISDLVKALNSIGVTPRDLISVLQAIKAAGALHGDLEVM
- a CDS encoding rod-binding protein; this encodes MIEAVSSARLAESLGGAGGEAEKKLKEACSQFESLFLHQMFKSMRKTTMESDLVPKGRGEEIFTDMLDEELAKTSAEMGTGGLGDMLFEQMKKYLPQSDQGNNFHEEKNTDLKKQYNSGNYKIEDKKGTGINVAS